In Candidatus Nitronauta litoralis, one DNA window encodes the following:
- a CDS encoding efflux RND transporter periplasmic adaptor subunit produces MFILFIVSLGLFFLDNEDFEVLARQTNEIGKLARPILDEARLWLASGQDTQQKIKPGKASKAVKVLVQPVRLISNNRIFEAVGTGRARLSLQVYPSVAEEVTQVLFKAGDRVSQGDLLVQLDDREEILAVRRAEIQLKNSRSLLNRYEKAVKEGAVPESEVDTARADFEAAKVALDQAKLALEDRRVKAPFDGVVGIPKIDPGQRITTTTIITSLDDRKILHVDFEVPEALAGALRNSQSKKRPITATTPAYPGRTFVATISAQESRVNADRRTILTRVSIENEEDLLRPGMSFTTRWTIPGKNYPTIPEIALQWGRHGSFVWLVRKKKAVQVPVQVIARKAGNVLVQGKLSIREPVVVEGIQRMRPGVPLQIVGEAES; encoded by the coding sequence TTGTTCATACTGTTCATTGTCTCACTGGGTCTTTTTTTTCTGGATAATGAAGATTTCGAGGTATTGGCTCGGCAAACCAATGAAATAGGTAAATTGGCCCGCCCTATACTGGATGAAGCACGTCTCTGGCTGGCCAGTGGGCAGGATACGCAACAGAAAATAAAGCCGGGAAAAGCATCCAAAGCCGTCAAGGTTCTGGTTCAACCCGTGCGTCTGATCTCTAATAATCGTATTTTCGAAGCCGTTGGCACAGGTAGAGCCCGTTTATCTCTCCAGGTCTATCCGTCCGTTGCGGAGGAAGTTACCCAGGTTTTGTTCAAGGCGGGTGACCGGGTATCCCAAGGGGACCTCTTGGTACAGCTCGACGACCGGGAAGAAATACTTGCCGTCCGCCGAGCGGAAATCCAGTTGAAGAATTCCCGCAGTTTATTGAACCGTTATGAAAAAGCAGTAAAGGAGGGAGCCGTTCCCGAGAGCGAAGTCGACACCGCGCGGGCCGATTTCGAAGCCGCAAAAGTTGCCTTGGACCAGGCGAAACTGGCGCTGGAGGACCGACGCGTGAAAGCCCCGTTCGACGGTGTCGTCGGCATCCCCAAAATCGACCCTGGTCAACGGATTACCACGACCACCATCATCACCAGTCTGGACGATCGTAAAATCCTCCACGTCGACTTTGAAGTTCCCGAAGCATTGGCTGGGGCGCTCAGAAACTCCCAGTCCAAAAAACGGCCGATCACCGCCACCACCCCCGCTTATCCCGGACGTACTTTTGTTGCCACTATATCCGCGCAAGAGAGCCGGGTGAACGCCGACCGGCGGACCATCCTCACCCGTGTCAGCATAGAAAACGAAGAAGATCTGCTTCGCCCGGGCATGTCATTCACCACTCGCTGGACAATTCCTGGAAAAAATTATCCGACCATTCCGGAAATTGCTCTGCAGTGGGGGCGGCATGGCTCATTCGTCTGGCTTGTGCGCAAGAAAAAAGCAGTCCAGGTGCCCGTGCAGGTCATCGCACGCAAGGCGGGCAACGTCCTTGTGCAAGGAAAACTATCGATCCGGGAGCCCGTGGTGGTGGAAGGGATCCAGCGTATGCGCCCTGGTGTGCCCCTGCAGATAGTCGGTGAAGCAGAGTCATGA
- the sucC gene encoding ADP-forming succinate--CoA ligase subunit beta, whose protein sequence is MKIHEYQGKQLLGKYGVPVPNGVLIHDAKDAAKAATKVGTKITVVKAQIHAGGRGKGGGVKLAKSPKEAEQHAKKILGMTLKTHQTGPEGRLVKKVWIEEGTDIARELYFSMLLDRQTSRVMIMASQAGGMEIEEVAEETPEKIIIEQVDPIIGVHPYLARKIAFALGLSGASLKAAIPFFINLYKCFIEEDLAMLEINPLVVTGDDKLIALDAKVEVEDNALFRHPETKEFRDLDEEDPNEIEASKHHLNYIQLDGNIGCMVNGAGLAMATMDIIKHSGGEPANFLDVGGGADEEMIENAFRILNADPRVKVIFINILGGILRCDILANGVVSAAKKLNVDCPIVVRMEGTNQEEGREILHNSGLDFTMGEGMKDAAKKAVQALKK, encoded by the coding sequence ATGAAAATTCACGAGTATCAGGGCAAACAACTGTTAGGCAAATACGGCGTTCCGGTTCCCAATGGCGTTCTCATCCACGATGCGAAGGATGCGGCCAAGGCGGCTACCAAAGTCGGCACCAAAATCACCGTAGTCAAGGCACAGATTCACGCTGGTGGACGCGGCAAGGGCGGCGGTGTAAAACTCGCCAAAAGCCCCAAGGAAGCGGAACAGCACGCCAAGAAGATTCTCGGCATGACGCTGAAAACCCACCAGACCGGGCCGGAAGGTCGCCTGGTGAAAAAGGTATGGATCGAAGAAGGCACAGACATCGCCCGCGAGCTCTACTTCAGTATGTTGCTCGACCGGCAGACCAGCCGCGTCATGATCATGGCTTCACAGGCGGGCGGCATGGAGATCGAGGAAGTTGCTGAAGAGACCCCTGAAAAGATCATCATTGAACAGGTCGATCCGATCATCGGGGTCCATCCTTACCTGGCACGGAAAATCGCGTTCGCACTGGGCCTCAGCGGAGCATCCCTTAAAGCAGCAATTCCATTTTTCATCAACCTCTACAAGTGTTTCATTGAAGAGGATCTGGCGATGCTGGAAATCAATCCGCTGGTGGTGACAGGTGACGACAAACTGATCGCTCTCGACGCAAAGGTCGAAGTGGAAGACAACGCCCTGTTCCGGCATCCCGAGACCAAAGAGTTTCGTGATCTGGACGAAGAAGATCCCAATGAAATTGAAGCATCCAAGCATCACCTGAATTACATCCAGCTTGATGGCAACATCGGCTGCATGGTCAACGGTGCGGGACTTGCCATGGCGACGATGGACATCATCAAGCACAGTGGCGGGGAACCAGCCAATTTCCTCGATGTCGGCGGTGGAGCCGATGAGGAGATGATTGAGAATGCTTTCAGGATTCTCAATGCAGACCCACGAGTCAAAGTAATTTTTATCAACATACTTGGCGGCATTCTGCGGTGCGACATCCTGGCCAACGGGGTGGTTTCCGCAGCTAAAAAGTTAAATGTCGATTGTCCTATTGTGGTGCGTATGGAAGGCACCAACCAGGAAGAGGGTCGGGAGATTCTGCACAACTCCGGCCTCGATTTCACAATGGGTGAAGGCATGAAAGACGCTGCCAAAAAAGCGGTACAGGCACTGAAAAAATGA
- a CDS encoding transposase has product MSRPLRLEIAGGWYHVMNRGLRRHATFKDPEDHTLFLNTLSQACRMFGIKIGAYCLMPNHYHLLVNTPNANLSRFMRHVNGVYTQRFNRKNGKDGPLFRGRYRALIIDADAYLLQVVRYIHMNPVKARLCLKPESYRWCSHKGYIKPKTAPDWLCNREVLTWFSAKPGKALEQYKGFMKEPQDPRLEEFYKRKKIGWLLGDEGFMEKMKQRVADIEAGTEEIPQGRKAQGEIGIKTVIRVVRREFKVPLSALMESKRGELNMARNMALYLSWELTGLTQREIAETFGARSYRTVASHHFRIKNEMNKDKKLKRLADKLRKKCSQIKT; this is encoded by the coding sequence ATGTCTCGACCTCTACGACTTGAAATAGCGGGCGGCTGGTACCACGTGATGAATCGTGGGTTGCGTCGTCATGCCACCTTCAAGGATCCCGAGGACCACACTCTTTTCCTCAATACACTGAGCCAGGCCTGCCGGATGTTTGGGATAAAAATTGGCGCTTACTGCCTGATGCCCAACCATTATCACCTTCTGGTGAATACTCCGAACGCCAACCTGTCCCGTTTCATGCGACACGTCAATGGGGTCTACACGCAAAGATTCAATCGTAAAAACGGCAAAGACGGCCCCTTGTTTCGAGGGCGGTATCGGGCTCTCATTATAGATGCGGATGCTTACCTGCTTCAAGTGGTCCGATATATTCATATGAACCCGGTCAAGGCCAGGTTGTGTTTGAAGCCGGAGTCGTATCGTTGGTGCAGTCACAAGGGATATATTAAACCTAAAACTGCACCGGACTGGCTTTGCAACAGGGAAGTGTTGACCTGGTTTTCAGCAAAGCCGGGCAAAGCCTTGGAGCAATATAAGGGGTTTATGAAAGAACCTCAGGATCCCCGGTTAGAAGAATTTTATAAACGCAAAAAAATAGGATGGCTGTTAGGCGATGAAGGCTTTATGGAGAAGATGAAGCAAAGGGTGGCCGACATAGAGGCGGGAACGGAGGAAATTCCTCAAGGTCGTAAAGCTCAGGGGGAAATTGGAATAAAGACTGTAATCAGGGTCGTGAGGCGAGAGTTCAAAGTGCCACTGAGTGCCTTAATGGAATCAAAACGCGGCGAACTCAACATGGCCAGGAATATGGCGTTATATTTGTCCTGGGAGTTGACGGGGTTAACCCAACGAGAAATTGCAGAGACATTTGGAGCGCGTTCTTATCGGACAGTAGCATCACATCATTTCCGTATCAAAAATGAGATGAATAAAGATAAAAAATTGAAACGGCTTGCAGATAAGCTCAGGAAAAAATGTAGTCAAATAAAGACTTGA
- a CDS encoding efflux RND transporter permease subunit yields MKNLGNNLTELGVRRPVLITVINLLIMLAGLGSLMGIDVRELPDVDRPVVSVRAIYEGASPETMDTEVTSILEGAVARVSGVKNIKSSSEENNMRLHVEFQPEIDLNDAASDVREAVSRVQRELPEDIDQLVVLKADDDASAIVQIAAFSGTLSKQALAKRIEKDVSPELLSISGVADVQLNGDQPRVLRVLLDPARMAGYRLSVSEVVEVLRQARFDVPAGSYESNDQELIVRAYASVVEPEKVERLHIRDTIRVSDVGTVFYSPMEAESYSLLNGRMVIGLGVVRQAGANTIAISNEVNNRVQRINERSRDFTLSIISDDSIYIRGALEEVLWTLGFAILIVLIVIAVFLGQWRAVLVPAVTMPISLVGTLVAIWLLGFSINLLTLLALVLATGLIVDDAIVVLENIQRLRSKGYESLVAAVFGTRQVFFAVIATTITLVAVFFPIAFLPGETGRLFREFGLVLAIAVTISSFVAVTLCPMLASRIPDSKKPNIIATLVRNGLNALGRGFGAFYFKTLNLLLSWSWLAIPLSLLIAGGGVLGFQMLNQELLPQEDRGSLSIILTGPDGASLAYSDRQSRKVEAVLQPYQAQGLITDIYTIVGRWDKNRTYTEATLIPWEDRKVTQMALAKEVTGALKDMPGAQVRLRRSNSLNVRGAGSGLEIALVGNDYKTLSKAADLMADALKNRVPEIDDIRIDFDTSQPELAFNIDREKARDLRVPMDRISQTLRVMVDKFELIDLSIEDQAVPIMVGSTQGAINDPGDLLNIFVTNLDNELVPLSTMINVRETGVAAELDRHAQRRAIEMDLGVPPGTALGKVLNQVRSVAADVLPKEVNILFLGEAATLEESSYDVAVTFAIALAVVLLVLAAQFESLGSALIVIFTVPFGLAAAIFALLKSGQSINLYSQIGLVMLVGLMTKNAILLVEFMDQMRDEGMSVHDAIMEGVRVRLRPVTMTVMSTVVGALPLILSTGPGAEAREAIGWVVFGGLGLSTLFTLYLAPVGYYWIAPFIKPRAQAGDELKAQLERVEQDGLKMENA; encoded by the coding sequence ATGAAAAACCTGGGGAACAACCTGACCGAACTCGGCGTCCGCCGTCCGGTTCTCATCACAGTTATCAACCTTCTGATTATGCTGGCCGGTCTCGGCAGTCTCATGGGCATTGATGTCCGCGAATTGCCGGATGTGGATCGCCCGGTCGTCAGTGTGCGCGCCATTTATGAAGGTGCCTCGCCTGAGACGATGGACACCGAAGTCACCAGCATTCTTGAAGGCGCGGTGGCCCGCGTTTCCGGTGTCAAGAACATCAAGTCTTCCAGCGAGGAAAACAACATGCGCCTTCATGTTGAATTTCAACCGGAGATTGACCTCAACGATGCCGCCAGCGATGTACGGGAGGCAGTAAGCCGGGTCCAGCGCGAACTGCCGGAAGACATCGATCAACTGGTTGTGCTGAAAGCGGATGACGACGCCTCTGCAATCGTCCAGATCGCCGCGTTTAGCGGCACATTGTCAAAACAAGCATTGGCCAAACGGATCGAAAAGGATGTTTCTCCCGAACTTCTTTCCATATCCGGTGTAGCCGATGTTCAACTAAACGGCGACCAACCCCGCGTCCTCCGGGTATTACTGGACCCGGCGCGCATGGCCGGATATCGCCTGTCTGTATCCGAGGTGGTGGAGGTATTGCGGCAGGCCCGGTTCGATGTCCCCGCCGGGAGTTACGAGTCAAACGATCAGGAACTCATCGTCCGTGCTTACGCATCGGTGGTCGAGCCTGAAAAGGTGGAACGTCTGCACATCCGCGACACCATCCGGGTCAGTGATGTGGGCACTGTATTCTACTCACCGATGGAAGCAGAATCCTATTCTCTGTTGAACGGACGTATGGTGATCGGACTCGGAGTCGTCCGTCAGGCCGGGGCGAACACCATAGCGATATCCAATGAAGTCAACAATCGCGTCCAGCGTATCAACGAACGATCCCGCGACTTTACTCTGTCGATTATTTCAGACGATTCGATTTATATTCGCGGAGCCCTTGAAGAAGTATTGTGGACCCTTGGATTCGCCATCCTGATCGTGCTAATTGTCATCGCCGTTTTTCTCGGCCAGTGGCGGGCGGTACTGGTTCCCGCAGTGACCATGCCCATCTCTCTGGTGGGTACCCTGGTGGCCATCTGGCTGTTGGGGTTTTCCATCAACCTCCTCACCTTGCTCGCGCTGGTTCTTGCGACTGGCCTGATTGTAGATGATGCAATCGTGGTCCTGGAAAATATCCAGCGTCTGCGGTCAAAGGGATACGAAAGTCTGGTTGCGGCAGTGTTTGGAACGCGACAGGTATTTTTCGCGGTGATCGCCACCACAATCACCCTCGTCGCCGTGTTTTTCCCCATTGCTTTTCTTCCAGGGGAGACCGGGCGTTTATTTCGGGAATTCGGGCTCGTTCTCGCCATCGCGGTAACAATCAGTTCGTTCGTTGCTGTTACCCTATGCCCAATGCTGGCCTCCCGCATTCCCGACTCAAAAAAACCAAACATTATCGCGACATTGGTTCGCAATGGCCTGAATGCCTTGGGGAGAGGTTTTGGCGCTTTCTACTTCAAGACTTTGAACCTGCTCCTGTCCTGGTCGTGGCTGGCGATTCCCCTTTCGTTGTTGATAGCCGGAGGCGGGGTTCTCGGATTTCAAATGCTGAATCAGGAACTCCTGCCACAGGAGGACAGAGGTTCTTTGAGTATTATATTAACCGGTCCAGACGGTGCTTCCCTTGCATATTCCGACCGGCAGTCACGTAAAGTGGAAGCCGTTCTCCAGCCCTACCAGGCTCAAGGGCTGATCACCGATATCTACACCATTGTCGGCCGCTGGGACAAAAACCGTACGTACACCGAGGCGACGTTGATTCCCTGGGAAGACCGTAAAGTAACCCAAATGGCGCTCGCGAAAGAAGTTACCGGTGCCCTGAAGGACATGCCCGGGGCCCAGGTAAGGCTCCGCCGAAGCAACAGCCTCAACGTGCGGGGGGCCGGTTCCGGCCTGGAAATCGCTCTCGTGGGAAATGACTACAAAACCCTCAGTAAGGCGGCGGACCTCATGGCCGATGCCCTGAAAAACCGCGTGCCGGAAATCGATGATATCCGGATTGATTTCGATACCTCTCAACCCGAGCTTGCTTTTAATATTGACCGGGAAAAGGCCCGGGATCTCCGGGTACCCATGGACCGCATCTCCCAGACTCTCCGTGTGATGGTCGATAAATTCGAACTGATCGATCTTAGCATCGAAGACCAGGCGGTTCCCATCATGGTGGGGTCTACCCAGGGGGCGATAAACGACCCCGGCGACCTGCTTAATATCTTCGTCACAAATTTGGACAATGAACTGGTTCCGCTCAGCACCATGATCAATGTGAGGGAAACCGGCGTAGCCGCTGAGCTCGATCGCCACGCCCAGCGCCGCGCCATTGAGATGGACCTCGGCGTTCCCCCAGGTACCGCACTTGGTAAAGTCCTCAATCAGGTTCGCAGTGTTGCAGCCGATGTGTTGCCCAAGGAAGTCAACATCCTGTTTCTGGGTGAAGCGGCGACGCTCGAAGAATCGTCTTACGATGTGGCGGTAACCTTTGCCATTGCATTGGCCGTGGTCCTGCTGGTTCTTGCAGCCCAGTTCGAAAGCCTGGGCAGCGCCCTCATTGTCATTTTCACCGTTCCCTTTGGTCTTGCCGCGGCCATTTTTGCCCTGCTCAAAAGCGGCCAGTCCATTAACCTGTACAGTCAGATCGGCTTGGTGATGCTGGTTGGTCTCATGACAAAAAACGCTATTCTGCTTGTAGAGTTCATGGACCAGATGCGTGACGAAGGCATGAGCGTCCACGATGCCATTATGGAAGGCGTGCGAGTACGCCTCCGTCCAGTGACCATGACCGTCATGTCTACCGTGGTGGGTGCCTTACCACTCATACTCAGCACCGGTCCGGGAGCGGAAGCCCGCGAAGCCATCGGCTGGGTCGTCTTCGGGGGGCTGGGGCTGTCCACTCTGTTCACTTTGTACCTCGCACCGGTGGGTTATTACTGGATCGCGCCCTTTATCAAACCCCGAGCGCAAGCAGGCGATGAACTCAAAGCCCAGCTGGAAAGGGTGGAACAAGATGGCCTGAAAATGGAGAACGCATAA
- a CDS encoding DUF1841 family protein, whose protein sequence is MQFDKETQQRILRVAGQRIEGQDIDEIDERIAHVMDLHPEYEEIWKMGEMAVYPQEIDGKVVNPFVHTVLHVTVDKQIADETPDFVLETFNRLKNEGGEEHEILHAIIGVYADMYFKNFRRGDTFSNLDYKAELDQLYLNKEKQEG, encoded by the coding sequence ATGCAATTTGATAAGGAAACCCAGCAACGTATCTTGCGCGTTGCCGGTCAGCGAATAGAAGGGCAGGACATTGACGAAATTGATGAGCGCATTGCTCATGTAATGGACCTGCATCCTGAATACGAAGAAATCTGGAAGATGGGCGAAATGGCGGTCTATCCGCAGGAGATAGATGGCAAAGTGGTCAACCCGTTTGTTCATACTGTCTTACACGTGACCGTAGATAAGCAGATAGCAGACGAGACTCCAGACTTTGTCCTTGAAACATTCAACCGGCTGAAAAATGAAGGCGGTGAGGAGCATGAAATCCTGCATGCCATCATTGGAGTTTATGCTGATATGTATTTTAAGAACTTCAGGCGGGGGGATACTTTCAGTAACCTGGACTACAAGGCTGAACTGGACCAACTGTACCTAAATAAAGAAAAGCAGGAGGGTTAG
- a CDS encoding ferredoxin oxidoreductase gives MSNTTAQVAGKPADWVPAGDLQEVKDPEWLFHEAPREQIFITGSEAAREAIRRSNVDIAISYPITPQSETMQQCGYLYDEGFIKEYYRGEEEIGVMSALGGSSRAGVRSLTATSGPGLMRGLEAISSWPGARTPLVLLNMCRVINTPLAIQPDNIEISFLLNTGILHAHAENQQDFFDYSIAAFLVSEEVDVTLPAVVSVDGFFVTHARGNVKLFDEKYKIPPRDGWRSAVPAMDNENPPARISRDAPIQKSNFISYHMHASWQQEVFAAVERSAKYWRRYIGDLVEVVNPDAEEFFVSSGSAVSQAREAVRQEEEKGRKVGLVKVKTTRPWPKNELIAALKNCKRILVPEFNQAGWFHKELCSTMYGNIKADIIGGPRVYGGMTMPTEMLLDWLKETRKAAGEKV, from the coding sequence ATGTCCAATACGACAGCGCAAGTAGCCGGAAAACCCGCTGACTGGGTTCCCGCAGGTGATTTACAGGAAGTAAAAGACCCGGAATGGCTTTTTCATGAAGCTCCTCGGGAGCAGATTTTTATCACCGGCTCAGAAGCCGCCCGTGAAGCTATTCGAAGGAGCAACGTTGACATTGCCATTTCCTACCCGATCACCCCGCAGTCAGAAACCATGCAGCAGTGTGGTTACCTTTATGATGAAGGCTTTATCAAGGAATACTATCGCGGTGAAGAGGAAATTGGGGTTATGTCCGCATTGGGTGGGTCCTCACGTGCAGGTGTTCGTTCACTCACGGCAACATCCGGCCCTGGCCTGATGCGTGGCCTGGAAGCGATCTCCTCCTGGCCTGGTGCACGCACCCCGCTTGTCCTGCTTAATATGTGTCGCGTCATCAACACCCCACTCGCGATTCAACCGGATAACATTGAAATTTCTTTCCTGCTGAACACCGGTATCCTGCACGCACATGCCGAAAACCAACAGGACTTCTTTGATTACTCGATTGCAGCGTTCCTCGTTTCAGAAGAGGTTGACGTAACACTTCCTGCTGTTGTTTCCGTGGACGGGTTCTTCGTAACCCACGCTCGCGGCAACGTAAAGCTCTTTGACGAGAAATATAAAATTCCACCACGCGATGGCTGGCGTTCCGCTGTCCCGGCAATGGACAACGAAAATCCTCCGGCGCGCATCTCGCGTGACGCTCCTATTCAGAAAAGTAACTTCATCAGCTACCACATGCACGCTTCCTGGCAACAGGAAGTATTCGCAGCAGTTGAGCGCTCAGCCAAATACTGGCGCAGGTATATCGGCGATCTGGTTGAAGTGGTCAACCCTGATGCAGAAGAGTTCTTTGTTTCCTCAGGATCAGCGGTTTCCCAGGCACGTGAAGCGGTTCGCCAGGAAGAAGAAAAAGGCCGCAAGGTCGGGCTGGTTAAAGTCAAGACCACACGGCCATGGCCTAAAAACGAACTCATTGCAGCTCTTAAGAACTGCAAGCGAATTCTGGTTCCAGAATTCAATCAGGCTGGCTGGTTTCACAAAGAACTCTGCTCTACCATGTATGGCAATATTAAAGCAGACATCATTGGCGGTCCTCGTGTTTATGGTGGAATGACCATGCCAACTGAAATGCTGCTGGACTGGCTGAAAGAAACCCGTAAAGCAGCTGGCGAAAAAGTCTAA
- the sucD gene encoding succinate--CoA ligase subunit alpha — MSILVDEKTRLIVQGITGREGMFHAEQCMKYGTNVVGGVTPGKGGQNVLDSVPVFNTVKDAVDKKKANATMIFVPPPFAADAILEAADAGVELIICITEGIPVNDMINVYRYIENSDSRLIGPNCPGVISPGKAKIGIMPARIHKKGNVGIISRSGTLTYECVSQLTGRGIGQSTCVGIGGDPIIGTRYIDVLKMFQKDRSTKAICMIGEIGGTAEDEAAYFIKKNITKPVVGFIAGQTAPPGRRMGHAGAIISGGQGTAEGKMKVMKKCGIKVVKSPADMGATIAKVL; from the coding sequence ATGAGCATTCTAGTCGATGAAAAAACCCGGTTGATCGTCCAGGGTATTACGGGGCGTGAAGGCATGTTCCATGCCGAGCAATGCATGAAATACGGAACCAATGTTGTGGGCGGAGTGACCCCCGGCAAAGGCGGACAAAACGTCCTAGACAGCGTTCCTGTTTTCAATACAGTGAAAGATGCGGTCGACAAGAAAAAGGCCAATGCCACGATGATCTTCGTACCGCCGCCTTTCGCTGCCGATGCAATTCTGGAAGCGGCGGATGCAGGAGTTGAGCTGATCATCTGCATCACCGAGGGCATCCCGGTCAACGACATGATCAATGTCTACCGTTATATTGAAAATTCGGATTCCAGGCTGATCGGGCCGAACTGCCCGGGCGTTATTTCCCCCGGCAAGGCCAAAATCGGCATCATGCCTGCCCGGATTCACAAAAAAGGCAACGTGGGCATCATTTCCCGCAGTGGAACCTTGACTTACGAATGCGTGAGCCAGCTCACCGGACGCGGTATTGGGCAGTCCACCTGTGTCGGCATCGGCGGTGACCCCATTATCGGCACCCGCTATATTGATGTTTTGAAAATGTTCCAGAAGGACCGCTCAACCAAAGCGATCTGCATGATCGGTGAAATTGGCGGGACAGCTGAGGACGAAGCGGCTTACTTCATTAAAAAGAACATCACCAAGCCCGTGGTCGGATTCATCGCAGGGCAAACCGCGCCTCCCGGTCGAAGGATGGGTCATGCTGGAGCGATTATCTCCGGTGGCCAGGGAACAGCAGAAGGCAAGATGAAGGTGATGAAAAAGTGCGGCATTAAAGTGGTCAAGAGCCCTGCGGATATGGGCGCGACCATTGCAAAAGTTCTTTAA
- a CDS encoding efflux transporter outer membrane subunit, with the protein MKRICVSVFLMLILSCSACVVGPDYQKPEMEAPELFVSQKVLAQLNEGKNDTAIAADWWNGFADNTLNELVRKGLENNYSVAAAQARVKEAHARIVLADAGDNLKVNAGLDNVIDEELSLDNGTNTPTGSVLSTLALSLPLDVAGRFERSVQAARAGFHAAQADLRASVLGISSEITREYLRLRGNQRQLDLLKESVDLQAKTLSIVRSRYEAGLSPELDMRRAQTSVENLRAGVPSLEQSLLNSRNRLASLTGQYPGAYEDLLEKHQDIPVYQGKIPEFVPVEVLSMRPDIRGSEEKLKAAVARIGVAEADYYPTFELIGGIGIGAAGVVGAPTMDILIASLGTLINQIITGGGTRQANLDIAKAQAEEALANYKQLLRGASEEVENSLAAIQASLSRQSSLRKAVDASGISFYQAETLYKQGLISFIDVVDAQRVLANGEQQLAAERTNYATQIATLFRVLGTHIKSPAPETESKLRIQ; encoded by the coding sequence ATGAAGAGGATCTGCGTGTCAGTTTTTCTGATGCTGATTCTGTCTTGTTCCGCCTGTGTCGTTGGTCCCGATTACCAAAAACCAGAAATGGAAGCGCCCGAATTGTTTGTGTCGCAAAAGGTACTCGCCCAACTTAATGAAGGTAAAAATGACACCGCCATAGCCGCCGACTGGTGGAATGGCTTTGCCGACAACACCCTCAACGAACTCGTGCGCAAGGGGTTGGAAAACAACTACAGCGTGGCTGCCGCCCAGGCTCGCGTGAAAGAGGCCCACGCCCGCATTGTTCTTGCCGATGCAGGCGACAACCTGAAAGTCAACGCCGGACTGGACAACGTTATTGACGAGGAATTATCTCTAGACAACGGAACTAATACCCCGACAGGCAGTGTACTCAGTACCCTGGCCTTGAGCCTTCCGCTGGACGTAGCGGGGCGGTTCGAGCGCAGCGTTCAGGCTGCACGAGCTGGTTTCCACGCAGCACAGGCAGACCTCCGTGCCAGCGTTCTCGGAATCAGTTCCGAAATCACCCGCGAATATCTACGACTGCGGGGCAACCAGCGCCAACTTGATCTGCTGAAGGAGTCAGTGGACCTGCAGGCTAAAACACTGTCCATCGTTCGAAGTCGCTATGAAGCCGGTCTGTCTCCAGAACTGGACATGCGCCGCGCGCAAACCTCGGTTGAAAACCTGCGCGCAGGAGTACCCTCGCTTGAGCAATCCCTTCTCAATTCCCGAAACCGCCTCGCCAGCCTGACCGGACAGTATCCCGGAGCTTATGAAGACCTGTTGGAAAAGCACCAGGACATCCCCGTCTACCAGGGGAAAATACCCGAGTTTGTTCCTGTTGAAGTGCTTTCAATGCGGCCGGACATTCGCGGAAGCGAAGAAAAGCTGAAGGCGGCGGTAGCGAGGATCGGCGTGGCAGAAGCGGACTACTACCCCACTTTTGAACTGATCGGAGGAATCGGCATCGGCGCCGCAGGGGTGGTAGGCGCCCCAACGATGGACATCCTGATCGCATCGCTGGGAACATTGATAAACCAGATCATCACAGGGGGAGGAACCCGCCAGGCGAATCTGGATATCGCCAAGGCCCAGGCGGAAGAAGCCCTGGCGAACTACAAACAACTTTTGCGCGGAGCCAGTGAAGAAGTGGAAAACTCGCTGGCAGCTATCCAGGCATCCTTGTCTCGCCAGAGCTCGCTGCGCAAAGCGGTCGATGCCAGTGGCATCAGTTTTTACCAGGCGGAGACGCTTTACAAACAGGGATTAATCAGCTTTATCGACGTGGTAGACGCCCAGCGTGTACTGGCCAACGGTGAACAGCAGCTGGCTGCAGAACGCACCAACTACGCAACCCAGATTGCCACCCTGTTTCGCGTCCTCGGAACCCATATCAAATCTCCTGCACCCGAGACAGAAAGTAAACTCAGAATTCAATAA